The Macaca thibetana thibetana isolate TM-01 chromosome 9, ASM2454274v1, whole genome shotgun sequence region TAATTTCAGAGTGGAGGTTTCGGATCTTCAGACGGGAAACTGGAAGAGGCTCGTGCATTAGTTCAGTTTACTTGCTGTGGCATGTGACAGCAACCAGGGTCCACTAGGTGGATATCGTATTAGTGATAACTTTAAGACCCAGATTATTTCAACTAGAAACTGATATTAAAGCCTCCAGTCTTGCCCTGTGACAAAATGTGAACCGAGCCATGCAACTcacaaaataagtttttataaAGGAAACTTTTAATCACTTCCTGTAGAAAATTTGAGGTTTCCTTAAGGATTTTTCATTCAACCAGCAGAGGATTTTCAGTTTCAATGTTTCCCCTTTTAGATCACATGTCAAATTACATGTAAAActtgtgaggaggaggaggaggagaagttaGCCTTGCAGTTTTATACTCCCCCCACCTTTTATGACTTTCCATTTGGGCTGAAAGAAATTGACTTTGGCAAGCAAACCACTAATTGTAAACTGCCTAGTTCCTGTTTTACAATATACTGACTAAAAGCTCCTCTGCATGAAAAGATCTTTATAGGCAAAAAGTTTGCCTTTTCTAGAGAGGTTGCAAATAGCTGcctagtttcatagttttaaaacCTCCTGACCTGGGCAATTTCTAGATTGTTGTGTTTCTAGTTAATAACTTTATAAGGTGTTAGCTAAAGCTCTTAACTCTTGGCACAGTCCTGTGGGATAGTAAACAATTCAGTAGTTCCGATCAAATATTTATACTGACAAAATCAAAAAGCCTAGCATTTTATGTTGTATGGTCATGTAggattaaaatgaataaataacgtGATTTACGTTATGGTAGGAGAAATTATACTCATTACTATTTCCTTCAAAAagcaagtttttttaaaatgactctcTAAACTCCTCTGAAACCTGCTATTGGGATTACTACATTGCCAAAAGTACATTTAACTGGATTGAAACTTACCTACTGGCTGCAGGGAAGGGCTTCTCCAGGCTCCATGGACCGGAGCCCTGAGCTTGGATGATCTAAAAGTTCCGTGCCTTTGAAAATGGGATTGAGCAGCTGCCTAAATAGTTGCTTTATCTGGTTTCTGGAGCAGAGTTTGACGTGATCTCTCATTGTTTTCAGGTGAAATTCGATGCTACTGTGACGCTGCCCACTGTGTAGCCACTGGTTATATGTGTAAATCTGAGCTCAGCGCCTGCTTCTCTAGACTTCTTGATCCTCAGAACTCAAATTCCCCACTCACCCATGGCTGCCTGGACTCTCTTGCAAGCACGGCAGACATCTGCCAAGCCAAACAGGCCCGAAACCACTctggcaccaccatgcccacatTGGAATGCTGTCATGAAGACATGTGCAATTACAGAGGGTTGCATGATGTTCTCTCTCCTCCCAAGGGTGAGGCCTCAGGTAGGTAGAAGCCGTTTCTAACCAGAATGCCTGCCTGATCTATAGACTTGTGACAGCCACGACTTCGTGTGTCTGCTATTGATTTTGTTGTTAATGTAATTAGAGACACCAGAGGGAGAAGCCTGGCTGGATACAGAGATGCATCTTGATTGAGTGGCTTTTATGTCTGCCTGAGCATTAGATGTCTGTCTACATAATaggttttgcctgttttttcaacattttgaagACATTAAAAGGCCATTACATCTCAGTAATGACAGTCTGTAAACAAATGCGTTTGTAAGCTTCTTTAGATagttttgcaatattttctaaatatcgTTGATTTAATTGTAAGCTGCTTTTTAATGGAATTCCTGGATAAAATGAATTGATGATTATGAATATATCCCTAGGAGGAGTTAACATGGAGTTTGATCATTTTCTTTGTACTCCTTTAGGACAAGGAAACAGGTATCAGCATGATGGTAGCAGAAACCTTATCACCAAGGTGCAGGAGCTGACTTCTTCCAAAGAGTTGTGGTTCCGGGCCGCAGTCATTGCCGTGCCCATTGCTGGAGGGCTGATTTTAGTGTTGCTTATTATGTTGGCCCTGAGGATGCTTAGAAGTGAAAACAAGAGGCTGCAGGATCAGCGGCAACAGATGCTCTCCCGTTTGCACTACAGCTTTCACGGACACCATTCCAAAAAGGGACAGGTCGCAAAGTTAGACTTGGAATGCATGGTGCCGGTCAGTGGGCATGAGAACTGCTGTCTGACCTGTGATAAAATGAGACAAGCAGACCTCAGCAATGACAAGATCCTCTCGCTCGTTCACTGGGGCATGTACAGTGGGCACGGGAAGCTGGAATTCGTATGACCGAGTCTTATCTGAACTACACTTCTTGAACGCTTGAAGGCCTTTTGAGTTCTGCTGGACAGGAGCACTTTATCTGAAGACAAACTCATTTAATCATCTTTGAGAGACAAAATGACCTCTGCAAACAGAATCTTGGATATTTCTTCTGAAGGATTATTTGCACAGACTTAAATACAGTCAAATgtgttactttaaaattatagaaagcaaagagaagacTTTGTACACACTGTCACCAGGGTTATTTGCATCCAAGGGAGATGGAATTGAGtacctaaataaacaaaaatgtgccCTATGTAAGCTTCTACATCTTGATTTATtgtaaagatttaaaagaaatatatatattttgtctgaaatttaATAGTGTCTTCCATAAATTTAACTGGGAAGCGTGAGACAGTACATGTTAATTACACTAATGGCCATTTGCTGTTGCTCACTTGTTGTCAACTTCAGGAtgtggcttgattttttttttctcttttcttttttaaacaagacCAAGATCTTGCTTATTCTTCCACGTGCCTGTGTAATCTTACAGTATGGAGTTTCTAAATGTATACTGACCATCTTTTAGTGTCTTACCCACATTTCTGGTTATAGGATAATTCTGGTTCTAGCTTTCATCTAAGAAGGAGATCTGAAATTTGTGTGTACCAGGTCAGATGTGATTGATCAATTTCTAGAGTTGACTTAGCAAAGGTCATTTTGATCCAGGCGTTCTGGAATACCTTTTCCAGTGTGTCTACCTccacccaaaaaagaaaaaaaacccaactaaacaaaacttttttttgttcaGGTTAGTCACTGTCTCCTTTTACTGTTGATTAATTGGCCAGTTTATTTTGTCCTAAGCCAAATTGAGTATTTTGGCTCCCCAGTTAGCTGAACCCTACCGTACAACACTCTTAATTTTAAACCTTGCGCTTCAACAgtgtgatgctttttttttttttaacttcctccTTAGAAAGGTTTTCTGTAGTGAACATGATATACCAGTTGATTTAAATAACTGCTACTAGGTTTCCTCCTCCCAAATGATCCTTTAGGGAACCAAATAGATACTGGCTTTTGCCAGTAACACAGCTAAGAAACAGTGTTTCCTCCTATAAGACTTTCGGTCCTGCTGACATTGCCCAGCCTGAATTTAAACGTattatttaggccgggcgcggtggctcaagcctgtaatctcagcactttgggaggccgagacgggcggatcacgaggtcaggagatcgagaccctcctggctaacacggtgaaaccccgtctctactaaaaaatacaaaaaattagctgggcgaggtatcggcgcctgtagtcccagctactcaggaggctgaggcaggagaatggcgtgaacccgggaggcggcgcttgcagtgagctgagatccggccactgcactccagcctgggtgacagagcgagactccgtctcaaaaaaacaaaacaaaacaaaacgtatGACTTATTTGTGTACTTCCCTTGCCCCCAGTggatctttcttattttaaatgtcagAATAATATGCCATGGAGAGTATCTTCTCAATTcctttgtatatttgaaatttttgcttaaaagttaacctgtaggccaggtgtggtggctcacacctgtaatcctagcactttgggaggccaaggcaggtggatcacaaggtaaggagttcgagaccagcctggccaatatagtgaaaccccgtttctactaaaaatacaaaaattagctgggcatggtggcgtacatctgtagtcccagctgctcgggaggcttaggcaggagaattgcttgaacctgggaggtggaggttgtggtgagctgagattgtgctactgcactccggtctggggaACAGAGctagactcggtctcaaaaaaataaaaaacctacagCCTGCATATTTGAGTATGGgggttttcttttattaatattaattgacCACCTGCCCTATGCTGTGGAATAAACATTTTAGTAAAAGCATTCATATAAAGCATAATAAAAGCATTGTCCCTTTTAAGATGAACAGCTCTTGCATACATgccttatattttataaaagatgtTATTAAGCTTTGTGTACGTCAGTTTTTGAGGAAGCCGAAGAATTGTTCGTTGAACCCAACCCTTCAAACCTGTCAAGAGAATTGATCAAAGTTGTTCGTTGGTGAAATTcccaccctcacctccacctctggctcttgttttttttgttttttgtttttttttttgagtcttactgtcacccaggctggagtctggtgGCGCCATCCAtatcactacaacctccacccccttCCCCACACCTACCGCGTCCCGCCTCCGTCCCCCTGcaacgttcaagcaattctcctgcctcagcctctgaagcagctgggattataggcacccaccaccatgcccggctaatttttgtatttttagcagagacaaggttttcaccatattggccaagctagtctcaaactcctgacctcaagtgatcctcctgcctcagcctcctaaagcgctgggattaaggtgcgagccactctgcccagccccaCTCTGGCTCTTGATCACATTATAGTAGTTCGTAGTTTGGAGATTAAAGGACTTCTTGCTCCTTGTACTTTCTCATTTCACATACGCCATTATGCAAGCTCCGCAATTCTTCAAGTGGCCAGTTTTTGTATCTGTTATGTGTAGTCGaagtttcttttctctgcttgccGTTATGAGGGCCTGTTCACCTCGTATCTTCTAAGTACAGGTTAACTAGGAACTCCGCAATTCTTTAGGAGATAAAACAATGAAGGATTTAAAGTCATGTGCTTTGAAACACTTTGAAATCAGTGAACCCCTTCCTCCCAGAGAGGCCTATGTCTGGGCTGGTGTTACCACAAACTTCATGGAGGATGCATGCACAGCCTCTCCACTTGATCTTGTGCCTTTGTTCTTCCTATTGTATATTCACGAGGCTGTTTACAGCTCCCTGTACTGTGGGGAGGTGGCACTGTGCCCACGGCCTCTCAGAGTTTTCTAGGGCTCAGCTTCTAGCCACATAATAGGCCAGCCCTGCCCCTTTTCCTAAAAAAATCCTCTCCCTTTTGATACTCATTTAGTTTTTACACATGTCCTCActgccagtcttttttttttttttttttttttttttttttttgagacggagtctcacgctgttgcccaggctggagtgcagtggcgcgatctcggctcactgcaagctccgcctcctgggttcacgccattctcctgcctcagcctcctgagtagctaggactacaggcgcccgccaccgcgcccggctaatttttttttgtatttttagtagagacggggtttcactgtggtctcgatctcctgaccttgtgatccgcccgcctcggcctcccaaagtgctgggattacaggcttgagccaccgcgcccggcaattacCTCACTGCCAGTCTTAAAGTCAGGCCCGCACATAAAGTCAGATCCGCCGCCTTATGAAAATATTGCCAGCAGCTCAACTTTGGATGTAACTAAAAACTACCTATAGATTTCACTTTTGCTTCCCTGTGAGAGTGTAGAAGTTGCCGGGAGCCAGAGATAAGGACTAAGATAAGGTCCAGGGTCTACCTGATTCAGTGATGTCAGAAATGGTGGTGGCGACTGGTTTGTTTTTTCGAGATGTTTACTGTTACTTTGAGGTGTCACAAGGCCAGGCTAACCAGGAACAGCCCTTGCTTAGTATTGTCATAGAACTACCCCCAAAAGGAATCTTCCTTTCTGAGTGGAAATTTGCCCGAACTAGAGACATGGGACCAAATTTACCAACATGATTTTGTATCGACAACTTCTTACATTCTACCACTGTTGAAAAAATTGATCTGTGCATGGTTGtgtcttttatgttatttttttttccttttattttgaatgGCTTAGAGGCTTCCTAGAAATTGACTGGTGTGTCTCTTAATTTCTGCTGAactgattttattaaaaacactGCACCACAGGGGGTTTGACCTTATAAAATACCAAACATGTCTGCTTTAGAAAATCACAAAGCTTTCCTCTGAAGGGCTCGTAAATCTGGTTTCAATATGGGTTGATTATAGGCTAAAAGCTTGAAAGCAGTGGCATCTAGTATCATGACTCGGGAACTGGCTCTTTTGGGGCCAGGatagcttttttttccccttacaaCCTCTAATTGGtcctcttctctgcctctcagCCCAAATGTCTTTAAACCTCTACAGCTGTGGGAACTTGGGCAAATTAGGTCAGTTCTTTGAATATTCAGTTTTGTTGCCTGTGGATTGGGGGCCATAGTAAAACCTTGTAGGATTATCGTGAAGAGACATTGTAGCTATTTTCATTAATATACACAACAGTCTTGTATGAACTGCCCCCACATAATATTCCTTAAAATCTGAGAACTTGTGCCCATTATTTGTACTGtacattaaaattactttttaatatttaagatcTTTGCATACTTGAGACTTGCAGACCTGCCAGTCACCTGCAGACAGgatttagcattttaaatattcattttcaatGTATTATTTTTGGCCTCTCATGTCTATTAAATAGGTTCATTTGTAATTGTTTCCTTCTGGAATAATACAGATGGCTACTGATGAGAATGTTTTAATCATATAAACTTACTTCAACTTCTAGTAGTTGATAGAATGAAGTTCCCTTGGAGTTTCAGCTGCTCTGAATGGTCAATCCATTGAGAAAAATCAATGGATTTGACAGGTAGCAGATAATGTGTCCATATTGTTTGCGTGGCTTATGTCAGAACTGGTATATTCTCAATAATTGATTCTCAACGCCACAATCAATTACAACCTGCCCCACAGGTGCTCCcaacaaaatacaaatacttcCAGAACTAGTTTTTAGAACTTTGTGAATTTGGAAGTGGAGGAGCtagttaaaaatcatttaattaccCTGGATGAAATTAATTTAGTTACTCTGTGGGTCAcagttataataaaaaaattaaatgctccAGATACCAAcatttataacagaaaaattgaCTGCTCCAGATACCAACGGACTCCCCTTCCCTCTACCCAATTCATTCTGTCAATATGACTATCTGCTACCTTAAAAAAGCAGATTATTGATGTTTTTGGGGAGTTAGAGATCACATAGaatgacaaaaactctcaaatTTTGGCAACTCTTTATTTGGAGTACGGTTTACACTCGGGACATGTCCTTGTTAATCTGCTAACATTGCATCGTTTTGCAGCGTGGTGGTGTAATTTATTTGTCTGCCATTCCAGGAATTTGAGGATAGAATCAAGaaggtggcagagctgagattaaCCAGTTGGGGTTTACTTCTTCCAGCAAGGCAGCAGTTTTCCAAGGGATGTGCTTTTTTAGAGTTTCAAAGTATTTATTGCTAGGGAAGGTCTACCAGCCAAACTTCTGCAAACTTTTCCCATTCTTTGAATATGAAAAGGGTAACAGGAAAGGCATTGATAAGCAATCTGGGGAGATACCTTGGGTAAGCAGTGAGATAGTATCTCAAGGCATTTGTCATTCCTCGAGACTTTTAGGACATTCCTTCTATCTAGGAGCTAATGGCCAGCTGACCTCTCCCGGGCAATTTCAAATGGTGTTTAGCTCCCGGTATCTTGCAGATTAGATTGATGTTGGACTAAGTCTGAATATAACTCAGGAAAGATCAGCTGAAAACTATGCATgccgcgtgtgtgtgtgtgtgtgtgtgtgtgtgtgtatgcacgcatgtgtgtttgtatgccATGTTAATTGAATAGCCTTCGTAATCCtggaataattttacatttaacaatttTCAGGGCATTGCATAAGTAGTTTGGAACTTGCGAGAAGTCAGCAATTTGTTTTTAGACACGTGAAGACTAAGTTAGTTGTGATGAATTAATAAACTCAGAGGCTGTTGTGTCAATTCACTCTGAAAGATCTCACATTACAAACCTAATGGAACAAAAATTGTTTTAGCAGTTAAAaccaagagaaatacaaaaagctCTTTATCCCTGCTTTCTTCCCCTTGGAATTTCCCTAGGGAGCCGATGAGGACAGTGGAAAAACACCACACTTCTCAAAGCAAGTTTCTTACTTTTTAAGTGTTACAAGTTGACGGCAGagtgttttttcccccaaaatttagTGGATGTGGTTTTGATACCATAGCTTTAATTCACAGTTGCCTTGGCAAATGAGGGCATTTCTCACCTAGATTTAGGGCTGAAACTGTGAACTACCCGTGGGAAGGAGCCGTGATCAATAACCTTTGGACATATCCAAAATCCAAAGGAGAGAATCAGATGAAGGACAGATTAAAGCCTTTTGTTTTCAGGCACCTGTTTCTGGTTTTTAGTAAATAAATgttgtctttctcttttattcctctaTCCTAACTGATTGTTTTacagatttataatttttgtacGGAAAgcctaaatgaaaacaaattgctAGTGAAGGAAGTTGAGAAAAAATTCCAATGGGCCTGAACATTAACGAAACATTGCTAAGGTCAAATATCGGAGTCTACCTTTTATATTTGGTGCAGGCTCTGAGCTCATTTAAGGACACTAATTCTCACCCAGAATTTTATCACTATTCTCCTTTGAACTAAGAGTTGTACTTTCATTTTAGTATTTAAAGATAATACAAAGTTTTCACCGTTGTCTCTCCAAGGAGTTAAGAACAAGCCACTGAGAGTTTTGTTGATCAAAAAGGTTGAGAACCTGGAATGCGCTACCTGATTTGGTATTTCATCCTCAATGGCTTGATAGGCCCTGCTACACCAGGGCAACTCTggcaaattctcttttcttctcatggAAATGAACCTCTGCCCAGAGGCtggaataaaagcaaaaaatagctCACGTCTTTCATTCAAGGACACACCAAGTTATAGATTCCCTTCCCTTCACAAACACTTAGCATCTTCATGAAGAGTTTACCTTTAACTTCAAAATCCAAATAGCTCTTTTGAATCCATTGCAGTTTCATAATTTAGgcttttatatgtttctttttttttttttttttttgagacggagtttcactcttgttgcccaggctggaatgcaatggcacgatctcggctcaccgcaacctccgcctcccaggtttgagcgattatcctgcctcaaactcccaaggagctaggatgataggcatgtgctaccatgcccagctaattttatatttttagtagagacggggtttctccatgttggtcaggctggtcccgaactcccgatctcaggtgatccacccgcctcagcgtctcaaagcgctgagattacaggcatgaaccaccacgcccagcctatatttattttatcacattattatacagtgtttttttttttacaaaaattacttattttcgTAAGCCCAACCTGTaggtcaggctgcagtgcactggtgggatcatagctcactgtagccttgaactcctggactcagtgatcctcctgcttcagcctgcaagtagctgggactacaggcatatgccaccatgcctggccttttctcattttttggtaGAAGTGGAGtctccaggttggtctcaaactcctgggctcaagcaatcctcccgcctcagcttcctgagcaactgggactacagctgtgcaccaccatgcccagctaattaaaacaattttttgtagagatgaggctcTCACTCTGATGTCCgccctggtctcaaactcctggcctcaagtgaacctccctccatagcctcccaaagtgcaaagataaattttgaaaaaagaatgtatatgtTGGGCAGGGGTGGCAGGAGCgggagggaagggaaggtcaTTCTTGACTTCACAATCCTTTTACAgtcttttttctagtttcctgtgttccatttatttatttatttaaaaatattatacttatctttatattttctgagtCCTGGCTCAAACCtgcttcctgctttttttttaaatgttgtagatttaaaaaaaattgatacacaatagatgtacatattttggggagcacatgtgataatttaatacattcatataatttgtacaGATCAAAGCAGTGTAATTGGATAtctatcactttaaatatttgtctttgttgTATACTAGAAACAtctgaattattctcttctagttattttgaaatatataatagattACTGTAAACTATAGTCACCCCACTGATCTGTCAAAcactaaatcttattttttttttctatcagacTATCTATTGATACCTACTAATCAAGCTCTCTTCATCCCCCTCCAGCGGTGCTTactaaaaattgaataaatgtgGGAAAGAGAAAATCTCCCTCTTTAAAAGCAACACTGTTgtggacattttaaaatgcaaacgtTTTGGCTGGAAGTCAGAAATCTCATTCTCTCTGCTAAACCTGGTGTAGCATTTATCACACTTGAAGTGGAGGCATCTGGTCACCAATTTCACAGCCTGGACAGAGCAAGAAGGTGCGGCCGGTTTAGGAGGCGGCCTGCGGGGGTGATCAGGATCGTCTGTCCATCTGGGCTTGGTAAATGTCAAGGGTCATTTCCCTGTCCTGACACTTGATTGTGAAGTAGGTTGTGAGGTAGTTCTTTCAAGGGACTGGGTTGTGACAATCACCATAGTTGGACAATAAAACCCGAACATCCTTCACCATCTCCTTTAACAATGGGAGGTTGTTTGTTGGCATTTGTATGCAAATTGGCATGAGTAACTAACAGGTTGCTTTGAAATCCTCAATTTGTTTATCCCAACCTGGGAAGCCCGACCTTTTCTTCAGAGGCAGATTTATGGAGCTATTTTTCATGGCTCTCAGCAATGAATTGGGTTCAACAGGGTCGCCAGGATTTTCATTAACTCAAGTAGGCTTCAGAAGCAGAAGAGCTCTGCTGGTTCCCTGGACTGACACAGACAGTGGTGACCTATTGCGAAGCCACTCACCACGTCCTGCAGTTCCTCTAGGGCTCTGCTGGCTAGTCCTGAGCATGTGACAGCAAACAACTGccagggggaaaaagaaaaccctttcTTCAGAATATTCATACACAAATACCTCATCTGGAGAAAAATACATTGAccatttttttttggtcttcccGTTTCTTCTGGGAAGTCACACCTTCGCATCCGGCCTAAAGAAGAACCTGTCCTTTTTTCTGAAGCTTTTTCTGAAAGTGCTtatcctaatttcttttttctttttgagacaggatctccctctatcgcccaggctggagtgcagtgatgcgatcttggcttactgcagcctcaaccttctaggctgaagccatcctcacacctcactcttatgagtagctgggactacaggtgcgcaccaccacactcagctaattttaaacaattttttgtagagatagggagtctcactatgttgcccaggttgatctcgaattcctgggctcaagtgatccttccaccttggcctcccaatgtgctgggattataggtgtgtgctaccacacctagccCACATCCCAATGTTTTTATAAGCCTTCATAGTtgcaatatggtttggctctatgtccccacccatatctcatgtcaaactgtaatccccacctGTCAGCGAGGGACCTGGTACAAGGTGACTgtatcatgggggtggatttcccccttgctgttctcataatagtgagtgagttctcacgagatctggttatttaaaagtgtgtggcacctctccctctctctccctccttctctctccctctcgctacctcctcctcccacccgTTCCCTAtctaaaagtgtgtggcacctctctctccctccccctctctcttcctccccctccctccctctttccctcttcccctctctccccctctccatccccctgtctctccacctcctctctccctctcccttctctctccctccctctgtctccgtctctgtctctctctctgtctctctctgtctctgtctctctctctctctctctgtctctgtctctctctctctcaccaccaTGAGAAAAAagtacttgcttccccttcaccatctgccttgattgtaagtttcctgaggcctccaagccatgcttcctattaagcctgtggaactgagtcaattaaatctcttttcttcataaatccccagtctcaagtagttctttacagcagtgtgagaatgaactaaaaCAAGCCGCTATGGATATGTATGGT contains the following coding sequences:
- the BAMBI gene encoding BMP and activin membrane-bound inhibitor homolog, with amino-acid sequence MDRHSSYIFIWLQLELCAMAVLLTKGEIRCYCDAAHCVATGYMCKSELSACFSRLLDPQNSNSPLTHGCLDSLASTADICQAKQARNHSGTTMPTLECCHEDMCNYRGLHDVLSPPKGEASGQGNRYQHDGSRNLITKVQELTSSKELWFRAAVIAVPIAGGLILVLLIMLALRMLRSENKRLQDQRQQMLSRLHYSFHGHHSKKGQVAKLDLECMVPVSGHENCCLTCDKMRQADLSNDKILSLVHWGMYSGHGKLEFV